In Phormidium yuhuli AB48, one genomic interval encodes:
- a CDS encoding WD40/YVTN/BNR-like repeat-containing protein, translating to MVNRLDLDVPRSKFFSLILSLIILLSAVMAGARPAWAHRPHHVVTHVALSPGFDEDNTVFIVVRNNLYKSTNSGDSWQRLVQGLDYEEISDLRVSAQSRDVLYLSTRGDGVYQSTDAGRSWTQRTNSLRSLNLGAIAVSPNNANRVLVAGQEGGLYRSDNGGEAWQSVWMDNRQITAIAFSNDRPNTIFVGTHQGELHRSDDGGETWVRLSQLNETGSITAIAPSPTFSRDSQLWLGTEAAGVWWSTDGGNQLTALDTDIPDPYITDLLAVSQGNNSPELLLSTWDAGFFHSLDGGQTWMTAQDGLDKDRQADELKEPHFYTLDTSPAAWAKGLIFLGGFNGLYRSDNGGQQWQSLETLSPNIVTAFAISPNYAEDHTLAIGTYVNGIYLTRDSGENWVRSSRGLHLPWFTNTFEEQYQDPRRYFHAAFSPNYAEDKTLFVSILWTKLLRSTDAGESWKVISLPSEVRGVTILVSPNFAEDQTVYVAGQQGEFFRSEDGGRHFQEVANIGVPSGNDAPALVASPNFLEDGVLLATGPGGIYRSSDRAETWEHLTPDAAWETRRHLQLAISPNYREDQTIFVGTNSGVFWSLDAGASWDVVPGLANLADGYVEAIAVSPEFARDQTVMVTIRGRGLWRSTDGGQSFSQTGDNQLLFSKIDRIPSAGMAIQFSPNYDQDNTLYAMGDTTTTLYRSRDQGTSWETLRVPDLALANPSLGDQVQIYFHVYRGRVFRFGLAVVLGLVSYGVLSWFTRRRSLPIPRPVLPVIGTIVVFSGSLVVLLN from the coding sequence ATGGTGAACCGCTTAGATCTCGATGTCCCCCGATCCAAATTTTTCTCTCTCATCCTTAGCCTAATCATCCTACTCAGTGCTGTGATGGCGGGTGCGCGACCGGCTTGGGCCCATAGGCCTCATCATGTCGTAACTCATGTAGCTCTCTCTCCTGGGTTTGACGAGGATAATACTGTTTTTATTGTTGTCCGCAACAATCTCTATAAATCCACCAATTCCGGTGACTCCTGGCAACGACTCGTTCAGGGACTGGACTATGAGGAAATTTCCGATCTAAGGGTATCGGCTCAAAGCCGAGATGTTTTATATTTAAGTACCCGAGGGGATGGAGTCTATCAATCCACAGATGCGGGCCGCTCTTGGACTCAGCGAACCAATAGCTTAAGGAGTCTCAACTTAGGGGCGATCGCAGTCTCCCCAAATAATGCCAACCGGGTTCTGGTCGCGGGCCAGGAGGGGGGCCTCTATCGCAGTGATAACGGGGGAGAAGCCTGGCAATCTGTCTGGATGGACAACCGGCAAATCACGGCGATCGCCTTCAGTAACGATCGCCCCAACACCATCTTCGTGGGAACTCATCAGGGGGAGTTACACCGTTCTGATGATGGGGGGGAGACCTGGGTTCGTTTGAGCCAACTCAATGAAACCGGCTCCATTACAGCCATCGCTCCCTCACCAACTTTCAGCAGGGATAGTCAGTTATGGTTGGGAACCGAAGCTGCTGGAGTTTGGTGGAGTACAGATGGCGGGAACCAGCTCACCGCACTGGATACAGATATTCCCGACCCCTACATCACCGACTTACTCGCCGTCAGTCAGGGGAACAACTCCCCCGAGTTACTCCTGTCAACCTGGGATGCTGGTTTTTTTCACTCCCTTGATGGTGGTCAAACTTGGATGACGGCCCAAGATGGGTTGGATAAAGATCGGCAGGCGGATGAACTTAAGGAACCTCACTTTTATACCCTGGATACTTCCCCGGCGGCTTGGGCTAAGGGGTTAATCTTCCTAGGGGGATTCAACGGTTTGTATCGCTCCGATAATGGGGGTCAGCAGTGGCAAAGCCTGGAAACTCTCTCCCCCAACATTGTCACGGCTTTTGCTATCTCTCCTAACTATGCTGAGGATCACACTCTCGCTATTGGAACCTATGTCAATGGCATTTATTTAACTCGTGATAGCGGTGAAAACTGGGTTCGTTCGAGCCGTGGCTTGCATCTGCCCTGGTTTACTAACACCTTTGAGGAACAGTATCAGGATCCTCGCCGTTACTTTCATGCGGCTTTTTCACCCAACTACGCCGAAGATAAAACTCTCTTTGTATCGATTCTTTGGACAAAACTCCTGCGATCAACTGATGCAGGGGAGTCTTGGAAGGTGATTTCTCTTCCCTCGGAAGTTCGAGGGGTCACCATCCTTGTCTCTCCCAACTTTGCTGAGGATCAAACGGTGTATGTCGCAGGACAGCAGGGTGAATTTTTTCGCTCGGAGGATGGGGGGCGTCATTTCCAGGAGGTGGCAAATATCGGTGTCCCAAGTGGGAATGATGCTCCTGCTTTGGTGGCTTCTCCCAATTTTTTGGAGGATGGCGTTTTGTTGGCAACGGGTCCGGGAGGCATTTATCGATCGAGCGATCGCGCTGAAACTTGGGAACATTTAACCCCAGACGCTGCCTGGGAAACACGCCGTCATCTCCAGCTTGCTATCTCTCCCAATTATCGGGAAGATCAAACAATTTTTGTCGGGACCAATAGCGGGGTGTTTTGGTCTTTAGATGCGGGTGCGTCCTGGGATGTCGTTCCGGGATTAGCTAACCTTGCCGATGGCTATGTTGAGGCGATCGCCGTCTCTCCGGAATTTGCCCGCGATCAGACTGTCATGGTCACGATTCGCGGCCGGGGACTCTGGCGTAGTACCGATGGCGGTCAGAGTTTTAGTCAAACCGGTGATAACCAGCTTCTGTTCTCAAAGATTGATCGTATTCCCTCGGCTGGGATGGCGATTCAGTTTTCCCCCAACTACGACCAAGACAATACTCTCTACGCCATGGGAGATACAACTACCACCCTCTATCGCTCTAGGGATCAAGGCACAAGCTGGGAAACCCTGCGAGTTCCTGACTTAGCACTCGCTAATCCCAGCCTTGGGGACCAGGTTCAGATTTATTTTCATGTCTATCGAGGTCGGGTGTTCCGCTTCGGTCTGGCAGTCGTTCTCGGTCTAGTCAGTTACGGGGTTCTCAGTTGGTTCACTCGTCGTCGCAGCTTACCGATACCTCGTCCTGTCCTACCTGTGATTGGCACCATTGTGGTGTTTAGTGGCTCTTTGGTCGTTTTACTCAATTAA
- a CDS encoding DUF4346 domain-containing protein: MISQAFRREELAALDDQLSKRFIQLDPAGYFLIYLDRDAGLICAEHYSNDINEKGLAVDPETGEPIPCDGGAKRQPTVIFRGKTAKELGIKITEEADPVPLTYLDHALYLGREFVKAEAALLSGQEYIQD, translated from the coding sequence ATGATATCCCAAGCCTTTCGCCGCGAGGAACTGGCAGCCCTCGACGATCAACTGTCCAAACGCTTCATTCAACTTGACCCAGCGGGTTATTTCTTAATCTATCTCGACCGGGATGCCGGACTCATCTGCGCTGAGCATTATAGCAATGATATTAATGAAAAGGGTCTGGCCGTTGACCCAGAAACGGGAGAACCGATTCCCTGTGACGGCGGAGCCAAACGGCAACCGACGGTCATTTTTCGCGGTAAGACCGCCAAAGAACTGGGCATCAAGATTACTGAAGAGGCAGATCCAGTACCCTTAACCTACTTGGATCACGCCCTCTACCTGGGGCGAGAGTTTGTTAAAGCCGAGGCCGCACTTCTATCGGGTCAGGAATATATCCAAGATTAG
- a CDS encoding tRNA (guanine-N1)-methyltransferase yields MARLYHIGLEGQGLAKILAGKGNHQGESVVGEEKGTQHEGAVSFEVGPGFYRRTSQVGRDLAILAAMVEKGDRGQLRVLDSMAGCGVRSLRYWREGGADWVLANEGNPEMNGILRKNLHPLLTAEAGEISHRDANRVFFQCYDRRDYYDLVDVDSFGAPVPFLSTSLWAVRLGGLVYLTSTDGRSATGHEREQSLRIYGAYGRSHPSGHEQGLRLLIGATQQQAASKGLGVEPLFSLYAHSVYRVMLRLVKGQRLTEANYGFLTYCHHCGEYDTLSWRHLGRIPPCPRDGAVRVVSGPLWLGPLHDAHYLQRMSRRAQEQGWDKRVKLLQTMAEESDLPPYFYGLGEISRRNHQDTLPREVLLERLRAQGYRSSASHINPQAVKTDADFATCVAIAAQPR; encoded by the coding sequence TTGGCTCGACTATACCATATTGGCTTGGAGGGTCAAGGTCTAGCCAAGATTCTGGCCGGCAAGGGTAACCATCAAGGAGAATCTGTTGTGGGTGAAGAGAAGGGGACTCAGCATGAGGGGGCCGTATCCTTTGAGGTGGGTCCGGGGTTTTATCGGCGTACCAGTCAGGTGGGGCGAGATTTAGCGATTTTGGCGGCGATGGTGGAGAAGGGCGATCGCGGCCAGTTGCGAGTATTGGATAGTATGGCCGGCTGTGGGGTGCGATCGCTGCGCTATTGGCGTGAAGGGGGAGCGGATTGGGTGCTGGCCAATGAGGGAAATCCTGAGATGAATGGGATTTTACGGAAAAATCTCCATCCTCTGTTGACCGCTGAGGCGGGGGAGATTTCTCACCGAGATGCCAACCGGGTCTTTTTCCAATGTTACGATCGCCGCGACTATTATGACCTGGTGGATGTCGATAGTTTTGGCGCGCCGGTTCCCTTTCTCAGCACCAGTCTCTGGGCCGTCCGTCTCGGGGGCTTAGTCTATCTCACCAGTACCGATGGACGTAGCGCCACTGGCCATGAACGGGAGCAGAGTTTACGGATTTATGGCGCCTATGGGCGATCGCACCCCAGCGGCCATGAACAAGGATTACGACTCCTCATCGGCGCCACCCAACAGCAAGCGGCTAGCAAAGGACTCGGCGTTGAACCTCTCTTTTCTCTCTATGCCCATTCCGTCTATCGGGTGATGCTGCGACTGGTGAAAGGACAACGACTGACGGAAGCCAACTATGGCTTTTTAACCTATTGTCATCACTGTGGCGAGTATGACACCCTATCGTGGCGTCACCTAGGACGGATTCCCCCTTGTCCCCGCGATGGCGCTGTTCGCGTCGTCAGTGGTCCTCTGTGGCTGGGGCCCCTCCATGATGCCCACTATCTTCAACGTATGAGCCGTCGGGCCCAAGAACAGGGATGGGACAAACGAGTTAAACTGTTGCAAACGATGGCCGAAGAGTCAGACCTCCCTCCCTATTTCTACGGTCTGGGAGAGATTAGCCGACGCAATCACCAGGATACCTTACCCCGAGAGGTCTTACTAGAACGGTTGAGGGCCCAAGGCTACCGCAGCAGTGCCAGCCATATTAACCCTCAAGCCGTGAAAACCGACGCCGACTTTGCCACCTGTGTCGCCATCGCCGCTCAACCCCGATAA
- a CDS encoding DUF4278 domain-containing protein: MKLSYRGVPYDHTPPSLEMKESEIMATYRGQSYPIRYPRHMTLVQPVADLTYRGVPYRSTVNGGAEPRERTASQPVGASVSMAAAAFSRVDQIHQENLCKRLSARIASARDRGDERLLKLLEQESQQLVCSR; this comes from the coding sequence ATGAAACTCTCTTATCGCGGTGTTCCTTACGATCACACTCCTCCGTCTCTAGAGATGAAGGAAAGTGAGATTATGGCGACCTATCGGGGTCAGTCTTACCCCATCCGCTATCCTCGCCACATGACTCTGGTGCAACCGGTGGCTGACCTAACCTACCGAGGAGTCCCCTATCGCAGTACCGTCAATGGGGGTGCAGAACCCCGAGAACGGACGGCGTCCCAACCGGTGGGAGCGTCGGTCTCGATGGCGGCCGCTGCATTTTCTCGGGTTGATCAAATTCATCAGGAAAACCTTTGCAAGCGTCTGTCGGCTCGTATTGCCAGCGCGCGCGATCGCGGTGATGAACGGCTCTTAAAGCTTTTGGAACAAGAAAGCCAACAGCTAGTTTGCAGCCGTTAG
- a CDS encoding glycoside hydrolase family 24 protein, with amino-acid sequence MMPDPRPQPPNSPTPIDTRLPAGYRRPLSRRLTQLRQLRQQQKQRVRLWISLLSVGLLFLVTAVSIRLWGATGSMERRRDRHQGPLSSDSDRSRQRYKPFTDTYVDELVPEVRALLDTIAFAEGTQDDLGYRTLFTFSTFNSYSDHPRRLRCASSGGRRLCSDAAGRYQIISSTFDMVAQRLNLDDFSPKSQDLAAVELIRLRGGLSKIEAGDFDGAIWAIRREWASLPGAGYGQPEANRNDLERIYQQRLEHYQSLDPVQERVPVVQDQYRP; translated from the coding sequence ATGATGCCTGATCCCCGACCTCAGCCCCCCAACTCACCCACCCCCATAGACACCAGACTCCCAGCAGGATACAGGCGACCCCTCTCCCGACGACTCACTCAACTGCGGCAATTGCGGCAACAGCAAAAACAGCGAGTCCGACTCTGGATCAGTCTGCTCAGCGTTGGCTTGCTATTCCTGGTGACGGCTGTATCGATACGATTGTGGGGGGCCACAGGTTCCATGGAACGTCGTCGCGATCGCCACCAGGGTCCTCTCTCCTCCGACAGCGATCGCAGCCGTCAACGATATAAGCCCTTCACCGACACCTATGTTGACGAACTTGTCCCAGAAGTGCGGGCCCTCCTCGATACCATTGCCTTTGCCGAAGGAACCCAGGATGACCTAGGCTATCGCACTCTCTTTACCTTTTCGACCTTCAACAGCTATAGCGATCACCCTCGTCGTCTTCGCTGCGCCTCCTCTGGCGGCCGTCGTCTCTGTTCTGATGCAGCAGGTCGCTATCAGATAATTAGCAGCACCTTTGATATGGTGGCCCAACGCCTAAATCTCGACGACTTTTCCCCCAAATCCCAAGACTTAGCAGCCGTGGAACTCATTCGTTTGCGAGGGGGACTCAGTAAAATCGAAGCCGGAGACTTTGACGGGGCCATTTGGGCCATTCGAAGAGAATGGGCCAGTTTACCCGGAGCCGGCTATGGACAACCCGAAGCCAATCGCAACGACCTCGAGCGCATTTATCAACAACGGCTTGAGCATTATCAAAGCCTAGATCCCGTTCAGGAGAGGGTTCCCGTCGTTCAAGACCAATATCGTCCCTAG